A window of the Trichoderma asperellum chromosome 6, complete sequence genome harbors these coding sequences:
- a CDS encoding uncharacterized protein (BUSCO:EOG092D1Q2Q), which yields MSLFGQTKPLGSGGLFGSVQTAQPAQQTQTTGNIFGQTQGAGQQGTTLGNTLLAQPQQAAQIPALSQSQAQLSSSLWQPGQETPHQKPILEQMKLVTEKWDPSSPSCVFKHYFYNKVDEAHIPFYKPQAHEDPREWEEALQNKPAPGFMPVLCAGYTGVADRLKTQKRAISEFNTRLHQINGCLDALLQRHELETETRALAARRRQTMISNRCLALAAKVQILRNRGYALSGDEDDLKSRLQALERDVQDPAVSAREEELWSRLIVLRGYSEKLSKELEKPAGAEGEGLDEETQARAKRVLEDYEKQLGHLKKELEALGVDYQEWENSRNPPPRSR from the exons ATGTCGCTATTCGGACAAACCAAGCCTCTTGGCTCGGGAGGGCTTTTTGGCTCGGTTCAAACTGCTCAGCCTGCTCAGCAGACACAAACAACGGGCAATATCTTTGGCCAGACCCAAGGTGCAGGCCAGCAGGGCACGACACTGGGAAACACGCTGCTGGCCCAGCCACAACAGGCAGCGCAGATTCCAGCGTTATCTCAGTCACAGGCCCAGCTGTCGAGTTCTCTGTGGCAACCAGGCCAAGAAACACCCC ACCAGAAGCCGATTCTGGAGCAGATGAAGCTCGTGACAGAGAAATGGGACCCCTCCAGCCCAAGCTGCGTTTTCAAGCATTACTTCTACAATAAAGTCGATGAAGCACACATTCCCTTTTACAAGCCCCAAGCACACGAAGACCCTCGAGAGTGGGAAGAAGCTCTGCAGAACAAGCCCGCCCCAGGATTCATGCCCGTGCTATGTGCAGGCTACACAGGCGTCGCAGACCGATTAAAGACACAGAAGCGTGCCATCTCCGAATTTAACACACGACTACACCAGATCAACGGCTGTTTGGATGCACTGTTGCAGAGACACGAACTGGAGACGGAAACGAGAGCTCTGGCTGCTAGGAGGCGGCAGACAATGATTTCCAACCGATGCCTGGCGCTGGCTGCAAAGGTGCAGATTCTGAGGAATCGGGGCTACGCTTTGagtggcgatgaggatgatttGAAGAGCAGGCTACAGGCTTTGGAGCGCGATGTGCAAGATCCTGCGGTCAGCGcgagggaagaagagctgtGGAGTAGGCTGATTGTTCTAAGGGGATACTCTGAGAAGCTGAGCAAAGAGCTAGAGAAGCCGGCTGGGGCTGAGGGCGAAGGGCTGGACGAGGAGACACAAGCAAGAGCAAAACGA GTACTGGAAGATTACGAGAAGCAGCTTGGACACCTGAAAAAAGAGCTTGAGGCGCTGGGTGTGGACTACCAAGAGTGGGAAAACAGCAGAAACCCGCCGCCGCGGTCTCGATAA
- a CDS encoding uncharacterized protein (BUSCO:EOG092D0BMY), whose translation MASRLAIARGAALRPSLALTRHEARICARGQGSLLSTRGLTYTAKSAADVRGAGFDDTGALRRAPFESLQDDPTYQEMRQIRAENKLPWKDFSARHIGPRDEEIQEMLNTLGVDNVDGFISQVIPADVLDPPQKTIQPRVFSESGVVRAFKNMNAQNDIRVWMNGGGYYPVEIPAVIKRNVLENPAWYTSYTPYQPEISQGRLESLLNFQTMVSDLTGLPVANASLLDEGTAAGEAMTMSLTSLSSSRQKRPGKTYVVSHLVHDATIRVMHGRAEGFGIHIEVLDLSAPDAQKKIKALGDDLIGVMVQYPDSNGGVSDFRELADLAHKQGTLLSAATDLSNLTLLTPPGEWGADIAFGNAQRFGVPLGYGGPHAAFMAVQDGSKRRLPGRLIGVSKDRRGDRALRLALQTREQHIRREKATSNVCTAQALLANMSAMYAIYHGPEQLREMAINNLRQARMIQAAAQHYGLNVSTASVDAEGKVLSDTVSLYFDEPVVCRSLRRELMDQGISTGKAWSPNEIVLAVPTTFTLKLFVRIVKAFQTVAYKNHADADLDVSSKCWKAGFAQSSEELIKSLPASVRRESKFLTHPVFNSHHSETEMLRYMHHLQSKDLSLVHSMIPLGSCTMKLNGTTQMELIGTENTANIHPHAPHSCAKGYQKLFDATSSQLAALTGMDATSLQPNSGAQGEFAGLRAIRKYHEQQPGNKRDICLIPVSAHGTNPASAAMVGMRVVPIKCDTKTGNLDLEDLEAKCKKHASELGAIMITYPSTYGVFEPQVRKVCDLVHQYGGLVYMDGANMNAQIGLTSPGALGADVCHLNLHKTFCIPHGGGGPGIGPICVKKHLIPYLPHKSTQTPVSSAAFGSASIVPISWAYISTMGDEGLRKATTVALLNANYMLTRLKDHYPILYTNEQGRCAHEFIIDARPFQKTAGIEAIDIAKRLQDYGFHAPTMSWPVPNTLMVEPTESESKEELDRFVDAMISIRNEIREIEEGKQPKEGNVLKNAPHPQRDLILGDAEGKWDRPYSREKAAYPLPYLLEKKFWPSVGRVDDTYGDTNLFCTCPPVEDTTNSA comes from the exons atGGCCTCCAGGCTGGCTATTGCTCGAGGGGCTGCCCTGCGCCCATCACTGGCGCTGACCCGACACGAAGCGAGGATTTGCGCTCGCGGACAAGGGTCCCTCTTATCCACCCGCGGCCTCACTTACACTGCCAAAAGCGCTGCTGATGTTCGCGGCGCTGGCTTTGACGACACTGGCGCGCTGCGAAGAGCGCCTTTTGAGTCTCTGCAGGATGACCCGACTTACCAGGAGATGAGACAGATTCGCGCTGAAAACAAGCTGCCATGGAAGGACTTTAGCGCTCGCCACATTGGCCCTCGCGACGAGGAGATCCAGGAGATGCTCAACACCCTGGGGGTTGACAATGTGGATGGCTTCATTTCTCAGGTTATTCCTGCCGACGTGCTGGATCCTCCCCAGAAGACGATCCAGCCGCGCGTCTTCAGCGAGTCGGGCGTTGTGAGGGCCTTCAAGAACATGAATGCGCAGAACGACATCCGCGTGTGGATGAACGGCGGTGGCTACTACCCCGTTGAGATCCCTGCCGTCATCAAGCGCAATGTCTTGGAGAACCCAGCTTGGTACACCAGCTACACTCCCTACCAGCCGGAAATCAGCCAGGGCCGTCTAGAGTCCCTGCTCAACTTCCAGACCATGGTGTCTGATCTTACTGGCCTTCCTGTGGCAAACGCCAGTTTGCTCGATGAAGGAACTGCAGCTGGTGAGGCCATGACCATGTCACTGACCAGCCTGTCATCCTCCAGACAAAAGCGACCTGGAAAGACATATGTTGTTTCCCACTTGGTGCACGATGCTACCATCAGGGTCATGCATGGTCGCGCTGAAGGATTCGGCATCCACATCGAGGTCTTGGATCTGTCTGCGCCGGAtgcccagaagaagattaAGGCTCTTGGTGATGATTTGATTGGTGTTATGGTTCAGTACCCTGACTCAAACGGTGGTGTTTCTGACTTCCGGGAGCTTGCGGATCTTGCACACAAACAGGGTACCCTGCTGAGTGCTGCTACCGACCTCTCCAACTTGACTCTCCTCACGCCTCCAGGTGAATGGGGCGCTGATATTGCTTTTGGAAACGCACAGCGATTTGGTGTTCCCCTGGGTTATGGTGGACCTCACGCTGCTTTCATGGCTGTTCAGGACGGTAGCAAGCGGCGTCTCCCTGGCCGCTTGATCGGTGTTTCCAAGGACCGCCGCGGAGACCGAGCTCTTCGCTTGGCTCTTCAGACCCGAGAGCAGCACATTCGACGAGAAAAGGCAACTAGCAATGTTTGCACTGCTCAAGCTCTTCTGGCCAACATGTCCGCCATGTATGCCATCTATCACGGCCCCGAACAGCTCAGGGAAATGGCCATCAACAACCTTCGACAGGCCCGCATGAtccaggctgctgctcaacACTATGGCCTGAATGTCTCGACTGCTTCTGTTGACGCTGAGGGCAAGGTCCTCTCCGATACCGTTTCGCTTTACTTCGACGAGCCTGTTGTTTGCCGTTCTCTGCGCCGTGAGCTCATGGATCAAGGCATCAGCACCGGCAAAGCCTGGTCTCCTAATGAGATTGTTCTGGCGGTTCCCACCACTTTCACGCTTAAGCTCTTTGTCCGCATCGTCAAAGCTTTCCAGACTGTTGCGTACAAGAACCACGCCGATGCTGATCTCGATGTTTCCTCCAAGTGCTGGAAGGCAGGATTCGCACAGTCATCAGAAGAACTCATCAAGAGCCTGCCCGCGTCTGTCCGACGAGAGTCCAAGTTCCTGACCCACCCTGTTTTCAACTCTCACCACAGCGAGACGGAGATGCTGCGCTACATGCATCACCTCCAGTCCAAGGATCTGTCTCTGGTTCACTCTATGATTCCTCTCGGATCCTGCACCATGAAGCTCAACGGCACCACCCAGATGGAGCTCATTGGTACGGAAAATACTGCCAACATCCACCCTCACGCACCCCACAGCTGCGCCAAGGGTTATCAGAAGCTCTTTGACGCCACTTCCTCTCAGCTCGCTGCCCTAACCGGTATGGACGCTACGTCTCTGCAGCCCAACTCCGGTGCTCAGGGTGAATTTGCCGGTCTGCGAGCAATTCGAAAGTAccacgagcagcagcctggcaACAAGCGCGACATCTGCTTGATTCCTGTTTCTGCCCACGGTACCAACCCTGCATCCGCCGCCATGGTCGGTATGCGTGTTGTCCCCATCAAGTGCGACACCAAGACTGGTAACCTCGACTTGGAAGATCTGGAAGCCAAGTGCAAGAAGCACGCCTCCGAGCTGGGCGCTATCATGATCACATACCCTAGTACATATGGTGTATTTGAGCCTCAGGTCCGCAAGGTCTGCGACCTCGTTCACCAGTACGGCGGTCTTGTCTACATGGACGGCGCCAACATGAACGCTCAGATCGGACTTACTTCCCCCGGCGCTCTGGGCGCTGATGTCTGCCACTTGAACCTGCACAAGACCTTCTGTATCCCTCACGGCGGCGGTGGACCCGGTATTGGCCCTATTTGCGTCAAGAAGCATCTCATCCCGTACTTGCCTCACAAGAGCACTCAGACTCCTGTTTCCAGTGCCGCCTTTGGCAGTGCTAGCATTGTTCCCATCAGCTGGGCTTACATCTCCACCATGG GTGACGAGGGTCTCCGCAAGGCTACTACTGTGGCTCTCCTCAACGCTAACTACATGCTTACCCGTCTCAAGGACCACTATCCCATTCTCTACACCAACGAACAGGGTCGTTGCGCTCACGAATTCATCATCGACGCTCGTCCTTTCCAGAAGACTGCCGGTATCGAGGCTATCGATATTGCCAAGCGTCTCCAGGACTATGGCTTCCACGCCCCTACTATGAGCTGGCCTGTGCCCAACACGCTCATGGTTGAGCCCACTGAGAGTGAGAgcaaggaggagctggaccgATTCGTCGATGCCATGATCAGCATCCGCAACGAGATCCGTGAGATCGAAGAGGGCAAGCAGCCCAAGGAGGGCAATGTGCTCAAGAACGCGCCTCACCCACAGCGGGATTTGATCCTTGGTGATGCCGAGGGCAAGTGGGATAGACCCTACTCGCGAGAGAAGGCCGCGTATCCGCTGCCGTACCTACTCGAGAAGAAGTTCTGGCCTAGCGTTGGTCGTGTAGACGATa CATATGGTGATACCAACCTGTTCTGCACCTGCCCTCCTGTTGAGGATACCACCAACTCTGCCTAA
- a CDS encoding uncharacterized protein (EggNog:ENOG41) yields the protein MFGGFAPPQQSPEEIRAMEAEALFTVQQVAATAFMLYLSPFAVDMISRIF from the exons ATGTTTGGAGGAT TTGCCCCCCCGCAGCAGTCTCCCGAGGAGATTCGTGCCATGGAGGCCGAGGCGCTCTTCACCGTCCAGCAGGTCGCTGCTACGGCCTTCATGCTCTATCTTT CTCCCTTCGCCGTCGACATGATCAGCCGCATCTTTTAA